The Janthinobacterium lividum genome has a window encoding:
- a CDS encoding O-antigen ligase family protein, which produces MLGLTSVCVFLFSALALAVTSGYSFGALALLLASTCLLWKRPRLNLQRRDYLMLGTLLLYFLIFTANMLYHGDPARELDMPLRALLAMPVLLLLLAYPPRPGAWWSGLAIGAITGAALAATQFIPSSPFRPQAATSNAIHYGNVSMLFGMLTLCGFEWAIKQRHRIAWSVLLLAGGFIGIFGSIISGSRGGWLALPVCGCIFFVHYARSRGKHNMTGLLTVLLAVAVLSYALPNSPVLERATDAVEDLKKFEDSDNVSTSVGQRLEMWRTALTLSDDHIWLGMGRNGYLDAKKELSAEGKMSEIVLHYTNAHNDYIDSLVKRGIFGLLALLLLFLLPLTLFARALLRSTPCSPAICAGRRGTVHLLYDFWPDDKLANLEHWHHHAGLPDGDAVGHAAPARTHCLSSFFA; this is translated from the coding sequence ATGCTCGGCCTGACTTCTGTTTGTGTTTTTCTTTTTTCAGCATTGGCGCTGGCTGTCACCAGCGGATATTCATTCGGAGCTCTGGCCCTTCTGCTCGCCAGCACCTGTCTGCTATGGAAACGTCCCCGCCTGAACCTGCAACGCCGGGATTATCTGATGCTCGGTACGCTACTGCTGTACTTCCTCATCTTTACAGCCAATATGTTGTACCACGGCGATCCGGCACGCGAACTCGACATGCCCCTGCGGGCACTGCTGGCCATGCCCGTGCTGCTGTTACTACTCGCTTATCCACCGCGGCCGGGGGCCTGGTGGAGCGGTTTGGCAATCGGTGCCATCACGGGGGCTGCCCTAGCGGCCACGCAATTTATTCCAAGTAGTCCCTTCCGGCCACAGGCCGCCACCAGCAACGCTATTCACTATGGCAATGTCAGCATGCTGTTTGGCATGTTAACGCTATGTGGGTTCGAATGGGCCATCAAACAGCGCCACCGAATCGCCTGGAGCGTATTGCTGCTGGCAGGTGGCTTCATCGGCATTTTCGGCTCAATTATCAGCGGCAGCCGCGGTGGCTGGCTGGCGCTGCCCGTCTGCGGATGCATATTTTTCGTCCATTATGCGAGATCACGCGGCAAGCACAACATGACTGGCCTGCTGACGGTGCTATTAGCCGTGGCGGTACTCTCCTACGCACTACCTAATTCACCTGTACTTGAGCGCGCTACAGATGCCGTAGAAGATTTGAAAAAATTTGAAGACAGCGACAATGTCAGCACGTCCGTCGGCCAAAGGCTGGAAATGTGGCGTACAGCATTAACTCTATCAGATGACCATATATGGCTCGGCATGGGGCGCAATGGCTATTTAGATGCAAAGAAAGAGCTATCGGCAGAAGGAAAAATGAGCGAAATCGTATTGCATTACACCAATGCGCATAACGACTACATCGACTCCTTGGTCAAGCGCGGCATCTTCGGTTTGCTGGCCCTACTACTGCTATTTCTGCTGCCGTTGACCCTGTTTGCACGGGCCCTGCTGCGCAGCACCCCCTGCAGCCCAGCCATATGCGCTGGCAGGCGTGGTACTGTGCACCTGCTATATGATTTTTGGCCTGACGACAAGCTCGCTAACCTTGAACATTGGCATCATCATGCTGGTCTTCCCGATGGTGATGCTGTGGGCCATGCTGCGCCAGCAAGAACGCATTGCCTGAGCTCGTTTTTCGCCTGA